From the Deinococcus gobiensis I-0 genome, the window TCTACCTGCCGGCCGGGTCCTGGCCGCTGGGTGAAGACCGGGAGGGTTAGGGCGTAGGCGACCGTACCGTTCGGGGCGCGGCCATGCGCTTTGCTGTGGGCCATGCAGACCATGATTCTGGGGGCGACCGGGGGCATCGGGGCGGCGACGGCGCGGGCCTTCGCGGCGCAGGGCGACACGCTGACCCTTTCGGGCCGTGACGAGGGCAAACTGGCGCAGCTCGCCGCCGAACTGGGCGCGGCCTCCCGCGTGGCCGACGTGGGTTTCGAGAGCCACGTGCGCGCGCTGTTCGAGGGGGCCCCCGCACTCGATACCCTGGTCTACGCGGCCGGGGCCGCCTGGCCGCACCCGCTGGCGGAGGCGAAGGCCGAACAGGTGCGCCAGGTCTGGAACGCGAACTACTTCGGGGCGCTGTGGGTCCTCAAGCACGGGCTGGCCCGTCTGGCGCCCGGCGGCCGGGTGTACCTCATCGGCGCGCGCCCCGAACTCGTCACCGCGCGCGGCTTCTCGCAGTACGCGGCGAGCAAGGCGGCCCTGGCCCGCGCCGCCGAGATCGCCCGGCTGGAAACGCGCGGCCTCGCCCTGACGCTGGTGCTGCCCCCCGCCGTGGACACGGGGCTGTGGACCCAGGTGGGGCGCGCCCCGAAAGGCGCCCTGTCGCCCGACGCCGTGGCCCGGGCCATCGTGGCCGACCGCGCCGGACCCGTCCAGACCGAGCTGCGGGTGGAGTAGGGAGGGTGAGGGCTGGAGGGGACGGCTCAGTCCCGCACCCGCTCGGCCCGGTCCTCCGTCGCCAGCCACCCGGCGCGGCAGTCGTGGGGCTCGCTGGGCAGCTCCGGCACGACCAGCGCCGACCACACTGCCCCGATCACCAGCCCGCCGAAGTCCGGCAGCAGGCGGTCGTAGAAGCCCCCGCCGTAGCCCAGGCGCACGCCGCGCCGGTCGTAGGCCAGGGCGGGCAGCAACACGGCGTCCACCGTCGCCAGGGCTTCTTCGGGCGCGTCGGCCGGCGGTTGCAGCGCCCCGAAGCGGCTGGGTTCGGTGGCGGTGTGCCAGGGGTGCAGGGTCAGGCGCGGTGAGGGCCGAAACCGGGCACGTGGGGCCAGCAGCGTAAAATCGTGCTCCAGCCCCGACACGTCCGGTTCGCCCGGCAGCGCGCGGTAGGCCAGCACCCTCCGCGCGCCCTGGGCGTGCAGCAGGTCGCGCAGGTGGGCGGTAAGGGCTTCCGAGCGGTCGGGCAGGGCCGCCCGTGCCGCCCGTGCCCAGGTCCGCCACTCGGTCTTTGGGGCGTCCGGCGCGGGGGCAGGCGGGAAGGTCATGCCGCAAGGGTAGCGGGCCACGGTAGGGGCGGGCCATCCCGGTCTGGCCCGCCCATTCAGATTCAGCGGCTGGGCAGCTTGAGAGCGAGGGCCTTGATGCTCACGCCGCTGATGGTGCTCACAGCGGTCGCGGCGCTTGAGGTGGCGCTCAGGTTCACGCGGTAGAGGGTGGTGCTGTTGCCCAGGACGGCCGTCATGTAGGCGTCGCTGGCCCCGGCGATGTCGAACCCGACCAGGCCGGTGCCCACGTCCACACCCAGCTTCGAACGGGTAACCAGGGTGCTAAAGGCTGGGCCGACCGTATTTTCGACCAGGGTGTCGTTGGCCGAATCAATGGTGTACAGGACGGTGGCCGCGCCGGTCGGCACCGCGCCGGCCGTGCTGTCGTTGTACGAGTTGGTGTAGGCGGCTGCCGTCAGCACGGGCGCGGTCGTAGCGTCCCCTGCCGCGTAGGCGAAGTTGCCGTCGGAGGTCACGGTCCCGGCCGGCGAGGTCGAAGGCACGGGCGTGCTGGTCACGGTCAGGCGGTAGTTGTCGTTGGCGGTGCCCACCACACGCAGGCGGTTGGCGACCGGATTGAAGTCGATGGCCTGCGTCGCCTTGCCCACCGAGGAACCGTCGGCCGTGGCCGCGCCCGTATCGGTGTTGATGACGTAGATCTTGCCCGCCGCCGTGGCGGCGTACAGCCGGTTGTCGGTGTTGCGGAAGTCGAGGTCCACCAGCGCTTCGCCGGCGGCGAGGCCGGTGACGCTCACCGCGCGGTAGCTCGCGGCGGCGTTAGCGGTGCCGAAGGTCGCGAGCTGGTTGCCGCCGACGAGACCGTAGGCGGTGACGCCCTCGGGTGCGGCGGGTGTGACAGGGCCGTTGTTACAGGCCGACAGCACGAGGGCGGACAGGACGGTCAGGGCAGCGATTCGTTTCATGGAAGAACCTCCGGGGTGGGGGTCGGGGTGGGGGTCGGAAGTCGGCCGGTGGCCGACAGGCGGCAGCCCGCGCCGGCCGGCCCGCAGGCCGCCGCACGGTCCAAAGGAAACATCTGGCCCACTCAGCTTTAAGCAGGCGCGGCCCGGCCGGATGACTTCAGACCTTGACCTGAACTTCATCTTTCATCTGGCCGACATCCGGCTGTGTTGGTTTCCTGCGTCCTCAGGCGTCTTGGCCCGGGCGGGGTACACTTGCGGGCGTGAATACGTTTCAGGTCCAGGTGGGCCAGGTGAGCCGGGAGCTGCCCGTCGTCGAAGTCGCGCCAGGGGTCAGCGTGGCGCTGTTCAACATGCTGGGCGACACCGAGGTCACCGAGGCGGCCGGGCGCGAACTGGCCGCCCTCATCCCCGCCGATGTCGACGTGCTGGTCACCCCCGAAGTCAAGGCGCTGTCGCTGGCGCACGTCATCAGCCGCGAGAGTGGCAAGCCCTACATCGTCATCCGCAAGACGGAAAAGCCCTACATGGTCGAGCCGGTGGCGCGCGAGGTGGTCAGCATCACGACCGGCAAGCCGCAGCTGCTCGTTCTCGACGGCTTCGACGTGCCCAAGATCCGGGGCCACAAGGTCGCCATCGTGGACGACGTGGTCTCCAGCGGCGGCACCCTGCACTCGCTCCAGCAGATCATCGAGGAGGTGGGCGGCGAGGTCGCGGCCGTGGTCGCCGTCTTCACCGAGGGCCAGGAGCGCCCCGAAGTGATCGCCTTGGGCCACCTGCCGCTGTTCAAGTAGGTCCGTCGGCAGGCGGGATCGTCCGGAACGGAGGAGGGGGAAGGCCGAACAAGCGGCCTTCCCCCTCCTCCGTTCGGCGTCCGTTCCTCAGCGGTCGGTGCCGGGCAGGGGCCTACTGCGCGCGGGGCCGCCGTCCACGCCGCCGCTGCGCTCGGCTCCCTCTCCGCCGGCCGACGCGCCGCCCAGGTCGCTGCCCATCGCGCTGTTGGGGGTGCCCTGACGGTCCTCGAAGTCGCTGCCGCCCAGCAGGCCGTCGTCGAAGCCGGGCTGGTCGTTGGGGTTCTTGGCGTCGTCCTCGGTGTCGGCGCGCAGGATGCCCTCGGCGGCCATCTTGTCCTGAATGAGTTCGCCGGTAGTGCCCTCGTCCACCACTTCGGGCGTGAAGCTGGTCTCGTCGCGGTCGGGTTTGGTCATGCGCCGAGCCTACCCGCCCCCGCCGCCTGCCGGGCTGAGGTCATCTTGAGAGACCCTAGGGCATAGGGACCACCCCCGACAAAGTAAGGCGTCGCCGCCGCCCGCCCCGCAGCGGGCGCTAGACTCGCCGGCACATGAGTCACCTGTCGCGCACCCTGCCGATCAAGCGCGCCGCGCATGTCTACCTGGTCCACGAGGGTCAACTCCTGCTGGTCGAGGAACGCATGGACGACGGCAGCATCTTCTACGGCCTGCCCGGCGGCAAGGCGAACGCCGGCGAGACGCTGGGCGACGCCGCCGTGCGTCAGGTCCTCGTCGAGACGGGCCTGCGCGTCACCGACCTGATGTTCGTGAGCCTCATCGAGGGCGAGCTGCTCACCGGCACGCGCAACGAGTGCTACGCCAATTTCGGGCGTTTCACGGCGTCGTTCAGCGGCGACCTCGCGCCCACCGACCCCGAGGTGGTGGGGGTCAAGTGGGTGCCCTTCGAGCAGGTCGAGGGCCTGGTGCGCTACGGCCCGCCGCCCGAGGTCGAGGAGCGCAATCCCCTGATCTGGGTGCCCACCCGCGACTTCGTGCGCGGCCAGCCCCGCGCCTACTACCCGATCTGAAGGTGCCCGGGAAGGTGTCCAGCCCCCGGCGCGCCGCGCTGCCGCTCGCCTTCCTGGGGGCGCTGCTGCTCTCGGCCGCGCCCGTGACCCCGCTGCCGGGCGCAGCCCCCATCGGCGACCGCATCTATCCCACGCTGGGGCAGGCGGGGCTGGACGTGCGGCACTACGACCTGCGCCTCACGGTGCCGCGTCCCGGCACGCTGGAACTGAGTGGCGAGGTCACGCTGACGCTCGCGGCCACGCGGCCCCTGTCGGCCATCGCCCTGGACTACCTGGGGCCGGCGGTGCAGGAGGTGCGCTGGAACGGCGCCGTGCGGGCCTTCGCCCTCGACCGGGCGGCGGGCAAGCTGCGGGTCACGTTGCCCGCGCCGCTGCGCCCCGGCGAGGCGGCGCGCCTGAGCGTGCGCTACGCCGGGGTGGCCGCCCAGGTGCCCGACGCCCTGCTGCCTACCGGCTGGCAGGCGGTGCCGGGCAAGGGCGGCGCGGGCGGGGCCAACTATGCCCTGAGCGAACCGGCGGGCACGCGCGGCTTCCTGCCGGTCAACGACCATCCCTCCGACCCGGCGACCTTCACCGTGCGCGTCACCGTGCCGGCGGGGTACACGGCCGCCGCCAGTGGGCTGGAGACGGGCGTGGCCGACAGCCCGGCGGGCCGCACCTTCACCTTCGAGCAGGCGGTGCCCATTCCGACCTACGCGCTGGCGATCCACGTCAATCGCTTCGCGCGGGTGGACTCGCCCCCGGTGCCGGTCGGCGTGGGCGGCGCGGCGGTCGTGCGGCGCGATTATTTTCCGGCCGGCCTCGGGTCGCGGGAGACGGCCGTGCGCGCGCCCTATCGCCGGACCGGCGAGGTGCTGGAGGTGCTCGCGGGCTGGTTCGGCCCCTTCCCCTTTGCGGCGCACGGCTCGGCCATCGTCGAGAGCGGCGTACCCGCACTGGAAACCGCCACCCTGAACACCATGCCGGTGCAGTCGAGCAACGAGCGCGTGCTCGTCCACGAGACGGCGCACCAGTGGTTCGGGGACCGCGTGGTGCTGGCCGACTGGTCGGACGTGTGGCTCAACGAGGGCTTCGCCACCTACGCCGAACTGCTGTGGGCGCAGGCCCAGGGCGAGGACGGCGGGGCGGTCGTGGCCGGCTGGTACGCCCGCCTCGCCGGTCGCCCGACCCGGCCCCTGCCCGCGACCTCGGCCGAGGAACTGTTCGACCGCACGGCCTATCTGCGCGGCGCACTCGCCCTCCAGGCGGTGCGGGCCGAAGTCGGGGACGCGGCCTTCCGGGCGTGGCTGCGGGCCTACGTGACGGCCTTTTCCGGCCGGCCGGCCAGCACCGCCGGGCTGCTGGACCTGACGCGGCGCGAGCTGGGCGCGCGGGCCGAAGCGGCGCTGCGGCTGTGGGCCGAGTCGCCCACCCTGCCGCCGCTGCCCCCCACCGCTCCCTGAAGATTGCCCCAACGTGACGCCAGTCACATCTTCAGGAAAGGAGCTTAGGCTGCGGGCATGTGGCCTTTCGGAAAGAACACGGCAGAGCGCGTCAAGGACGCCATCAACGCGAACTCGGTGCTGTCGCCCCTGGGGCTGGCGGTCCAGGAGCAGGGCGGCACCGTGACCGTGACCGGTGAGGTACCCCGGCAGTCGCTGGTCGGCCTGATCAGCGCGGTCGCGGGCGGCATCAGCGGCGTGCGCAGCGTGGACACGAGCGGCGTGACCGTCACCGAGACGCAGGCGGCCCCGGCGGCCGACGAGAACACCGGGCCGGTCCAGATGCCCGACATCGTGCAGGAGAGCGCCGGCCCGGCGACGGCGACGCCTGCCAGCACGCCCACCCCGGCCCCTGCCAAGTCGCCTGCCCAGACCGACCTGAGCGACAAGCTCACCGAGGACAACAGCCGCGTCGCCAAGGCCGTGCTGGCCGCCCTGCGCGGCAACGGCGAACTGGCCGACGATCCCATCGACGTGCTCCAGAGCGGCAAGAGCGTGATCCTGCGCGGCGTGGTGGACAGCGACCACGAAAAGCGCCTCGCTGAACAGCTCGCCCGCGACGTGGACGGCGTGGCCGGCGTGGACTCCAGCGGCCTGCGCGTGGCCGCCGGGGTCAAGGACCTCGCCAAGGAGAAGGACGAGCAGACCGGCGACACGGTCTACACCGTCAAGCCCGGCGACAGCCTGAGCGCCATCGCGCAGAAGTACTACGGCGACGCGATGGAATACAAGAAGATCGCCCACTACAACAACATCAGCAACCCCGATCTCATCCAGCCCGGCCAGCGCCTGCGCATTCCCGGCTGAAGTTCGCCCGGCGGCCCCGGAAGTGGCGGCTAGACTCGGACCCGTGTCCGGTCTACCGCCGCTTTCCTGTGAGGTCGTCCTCTGGCACCCTGACGGTCGGCGGGTGCTGCGGCGGGGCGGGGCGCTGCCCGTCCTCGATGTTCCGCGCGGGGCCGACCCCGCCGGGGTGGTGCTGGAGGTCTGGGGCTTGCCGGTCTGGCCGCTGCACGATCTGGGGGCGCGCTTCGGCCTGGGCGGGACCGTGCAGTTTCAGGCGCGGACCGGGGAAGCCCCGGGGGGAATGGCCTGGAGTCCGGTCCTGCCGGAACCCGTCCCGGGTGCCCGCCCCTGGCAGCGTCCCGGCTGGCCCGCGCGCACGCTCGCGTGGCTGGACACCGAACTGGCCGCGTGCGGGCAGGTGCGCAGCGGTCCGCCCACCTTCATCTCCATGCACGACCTCAATACGGTGTGGGAAGTGCCGCTGGCGACAGGGCCCGCCTTCCTGAAAATCAGTGAGGGCGGGCGCGAGGCGGCGGTCACGGCCGAGGTGGCCCGCACCCTGCCTGATCTGGCGCCGCCACTGCTGGGCGCGTGGCCGGAGGTGGGGGCGCAGCTCGTGGCGTCGGGCGGGCAGCTGCTCGACGGCGTGCCTGATCTGGAGGCCTGGACGCAGGCGCTGACGCGGCTGGCCGATGTTCAGCGGCGCGCCGATCCGGTGGCCCTCGCGGCGGCGGGCTGCTCGGCGTGGCCGCTGAACCGGACGGGTGAGGCCGTGCTGGACCTGCTGGGCGATGCGGCGACGTTGCGGGGCTGGGGCCTGCCGGCGGCCGAGGTGGACGCCCTGCGGGGGGCGCGGCCGCGTGTGCGCGCCCTGCTGCGCGACCTCGCGGCGCATGGTCTGCCCGATCGGCCCGCGCACGGCGACGCCCACCCGCGCAACGCGCTGCGCGGCGCCCGGGGCAGCGTGTGGTTCGACTGGAGCGAGGCGGCCAGCGCGGCCCATCCCTTCATGGACGCGGGGTGGTTCCTGGCCTTCGCGCTGCACCCCCAGCGGGGCGGCCTGCCGGTGCGGTCGCTGGCCGGGCTGGACACCGCGCTGGCCGGAGCCTTTCTGGGGAGCTGGGGCTGCCCGGACGCCACCCCGCTGCTGTGGCGGGCGCTGCCGCTGGCCCTGCTGCACCGCGCGGCCGCCTACGACCGGCAATTCCGCGACTGGGCGGGCACGGTGCCGGGGTGGCGGCCCCTGTACACCCGCTTCGCCCTGCGGCAGGCGGTGGGGGAGTTGAGCCGACTGGACTGAGACTCACTACTATCACACCCTGATATCGAAAGCTGATAGCCATATGGATGTCAATCTCTTCAAGGGCAATCTCGACCTGATCCTGCTGAGCGTGCTGGAGCGCGAGGGGGGCTACGGTCAGGACGTCGCCAAGCGGGTGCAGGTGCTGACCGGCGGCGAGATCACCCTCAACGCGGGTAGCCTGTACCCGGCGCTGCACCGGCTGGAGCGTTCCGGCTTCCTGGCGGCGCAAGAGGAGCAGCTCGCGCGGGGAGGCCCCCCGGTCCGGACCTATGCCCTGACGGATGCAGGCCACGCCGAACTGGGACGGCGGCGCGAGAAGTACCGGGCCTTCGACCGGGCGCTGCGGAGCCTGTGGTGAGCGGGGGCAGGGGGGCGGAACCGGGCGCGGAGCTGCCGCCCGGCGTGGCCGCCTACCTGGGCCGGGCGACGGCGCTGCTGTGGCCGGAGCGGCGGCGCGCCGTGCGGGCCGAGCTGTACGCGCATCTCTACCACGAGCATCTCGACGCCCGGCTGCGGGGACTGGACGAGGCGGCGGCCTGGGCCGAGGCCCTGCGCGCGGCCGGTCCCGTCTGGGGTGTGGCCCTGAGGCTGGCCCAGGTCCATATGGGCGGCCTGACCGTGCGCACGCTGCTGCTGGGGGCGGCGCTGGGCGGCGCGGCCTACGCTGTCCGGCCCCACCTGACACATGTGCCGTTGCCGGTCCCGGCCCAGACGCAGCCGGTGCGGCCATGAGCGGCCGGTCCTGGCGTCGGCTGTGGCGCGACTGGCTCTCGCCCGCACTGTTCGCCCTGCTGCTGACCCAGTTCGGGGCCTCGGCGGTGCGGGTGGACGGGGTCAGCATGCTGCCCACCCTGCGCCACGGCGAACTGCTGGCGCTGCCCAAGGCCGAGGGCTGGGCGCACCGGCTGCGTCTGGGCGGGTACCACCGGGGCGACCTCGTGGTGTTCAAGCCGCCGCGCACCCTGGCGGCCGAGTGGCGGCGCGACTACCGGGGGGTGCCGCTGCCCTGGGCCTACCGTCCCGATCTGATCAAGCGGGTGGTGGGGGTCCCCGGAGACCGCGTCGCCATGCGTGCCGGGCGGCTGTATGTCAACGGGCGGGCGGTGGCCGAGCCGCGCGTGCTGGGCTACTGGGGAGCGCTGTGCCCTGACCGCGCCAGCCGGCTGGCGAACACGGTCGCGCAGGCGCCGGACCACACCGGCCTGCCCGAAACCGTGGTGCCGCCCCGCACCTATTTCGTGATGGGTGACAACCGCAGCCCCGGCGGCAGCCTGGACAGCCGCAGCTTCGGGCCGGTGGCGGCCTGGGACATCGAAGCCCGCGCCGTGGCGAGTCTCTGGCCGCTGGCCGCGCGCCGGGACGCGGTCCCCGCCTGTGACGGCCAGCCGTACCCCGAGCGCCGGGTGCGGGCGACCGGCCCCCTGCAGCCGAACGTGCGTCTCCTGGTGGACACCCCGCGCTGAGGTCGTTCTTCTGCCGTTCCCCCTTTCGGCGGACGTTCCTGCGCTCCTGCTCGCCTAGGCTCTGGCGCATGATGGGCTGGATGGAGGAGAGGGACGAACTGCGGGCGATGCGGCGCGAGGGGCCGCTGAGCGACCTCGGCGACCCGCACACCTACCGGGTGGCCCTGTACGTGCTGCTGGCCCTGCCGGTGGGCGGCGCGGCGGCGGCGCTGCTGACCGGCGGCGTGGTCGCGGGGCTGCTGAGCCTGCCCGTACTGGTGGGCGCGGCCCTGCTGCTGGGGGCGCTGTGGCTGGTGGGCGGCCTGGCCGACGTGCAGCGCGTCCTGGCCGGGCTGTTGGGCGTGGGGTTCGTGCGCCCGGCGCTGGCCCCCGCCTACACCGGGGTGTTGCCCTGGCTGCGCGCGACCCTCAGCGATCCCGACACCTACCGCGCCCTGCTGTTCCACGTCGTGCAGCTGCCGCTGGCGCTGCTGTGCTGGCTGGTACTGGGGCTGCTGCTGGCGGTGGCCGCCGTGGGCCTGAGCGCCCCGCTGTGGGCCTCGGCTCCCGAACGGGTCTCGCCCGCCCTGCTGACCTGGGGCAACCTGAGCGCGCAGCCCACGCCGCTGGCGGTCGCCGGGCTGGTGCTGCTGGGGCTGGGGGCGGTGGTGGTGGGTACGGGCGTCCTGAACCTGATGGGCCGGATGTGGGGGCGGCTGGCAGGCGCGCTGCTCTCGCAGGGGGGGGCCAGCGAGGCGGCGCGGCGCGAGGTGCTGGCGTTGCGCCGCGCCGCCGGGCGGGTCGCGCTGGGCGACGACCTGAACGCCACCCTGCGCGACCTGACCGACCAGGCCCGCGCCGCGAGCACCGCCCGCACGGTCGCGCTCGCGGCTCCCGGCGGCGCGCTGCGGGCCCTGAGCGGCGCGCCTCTGGAACCCGGCGACGACCTCGCCGATCCGGACATGGGGGGCGGCGTGCCCCTCTCGGGCGGGGCCGTCGTGCGGACCCTGGGGGGCGGGGGCACGCTGGCCCTGTTGCCGGTCACGCTGCCCATCTCCTCCGGGGTGGGGGGCGGCACGCTGCGGGCCGTGTACGCACCGGGCCGGCGGCCGGGGCCCGACGAACTGGCCTTCCTGCTGAGCATCGCCGACCACGCGGGCACCGCGTTGCACGCCGCCGAACTCATCGAGCGGGCGGGCGCGCGGGCCGGCGAGCAGGAGCGCGCCCGGCTGGCCCGCGAGCTGCACGACAGCGTGGCGCAGGCGCTCTACGGCATCACCTTGGGGGCCAAGACGGCGCGCGCCACCCTGGAGCGCGACCCGGTCCGCACCCGCGCGAGCCTGGACTACACCATCCGGCTGGCCGAGGGCGGCGTCTCGGAGATGAAGGCGCTGCTGTTCTCGCTGCGCCCCGACGCGCTGGAGGAAGGTGGGCTGGTCGCGGCCCTCTCGCAGCACGCCCACGCCCTGGAGGCCCGACACGGCCTGAGTGTCCACGCCGAGCTGGGGGCCGAGCCGTCCCTGACGCCCGACACCCAGGCCGCTGCCTACCGTGTGGCCCAGGAAGCCCTGCACAACGTGGTCAAGCACGCGCGGGCGGGGGCGGTGTGGCTCTCGCTGCGTGAGGAGGGCGACGAGGTGCGCCTGGAGGTGCGCGACGACGGGCGCGGCTTCGACACGGCGGCGGCGGGGCGCGGCACCCTTGGCCAGCGCAGCATGCGCGAGCGCGCCGCCGGGGTGGGCGGCGCCCTGCGGGTGAGCAGCGCCCCGGGCGAGGGTACGGCCGTCGTGCTGACCCTGCCCGCCGCTCCGGCCGAATCGCGGGAGCGCGCGTGATCCTGCCGCCCCCCCGGCCGCTGCTGCCGGTCCTCGCGCGCATGGCGCTGGGGCTGGCGCTCGCGTCGGCAGGGGGGCTGCTCGTGTGGCAGGGCCTGGACTGGCGGCCCACCCCCGGTCTGGAGACGGTCACGACCCCGGCCGAGGTGCCGCTCGACGGGCCGCTGCCCCTGGACTACGCGGACGCGGCCACCGTGAACCTCGCGGGCGACCGCAGCGACCTGAACGTCTCGCCGCTGGCCGCCGGCAGCCCGGACCTGCTGCGCGGCGAGGCCCGGCACCGCCGCCGCAACCCGCTGGGCGTGTCGGTCGGCCGCGAGGGCCGCGCGGTGCAGGCCGACCTGTCGCTGTACGTCAAGGACCTGCAACGCGGCGGGGTCGTCGCGCCCGAGCCGGTGCAGCACACCCTGAGCGTGGGGCTGAGCCGCGCCGTGCCCCTCACCCTGGGCACCCTGACCTCGGGCGGGGACCAGCGGCTCGACCTGCGCGGGCTGCGCCTGCGCGCCCTGACCGCCCGCAGCGACAGCGGCGACCTGACCCTGACCCTGCCCGCGCAGCCCGGCGGCCCGCTCGCCCTGATCACCCGGCGCGGCGAGGTGCAGGTCTCGGCCGGGCCGGGGGCCTCGCCTGAGGCGCTGCGGGTCAACGGGCAGTCGGGCGACCTGAAGCTCGCGCTGGGCGGCGCGCGCCTCGACGCCCTGAGTGCCGGCACGCTGGGCGGCGACGTGACCCTCACGCTGCCCGCAAGGGTCAACCGGGGCAGCGTGACCACCCAGAGCGGCGACGTGGAGGTCACGGCCCTGAGCGGCACGTCCGGTAACCTCGACATCCGCACCCAGAGCGGCGAGGTCACCCTGGGCGTGCCCGCCGGGCTGCGGGTGCGGGTGCGCTTCACCGGCCGCGAGACCCTGGTGCTGCCGCCCGGCACGCCGCCCGCCACCGCCCCCGACCTCGACGTGTTCGTGGACGCCCCGCCGGGCAACTTCACCCTTCGCGCGCCGTCCCAGGAGGACCAGCCATGACCGATTCCGCCGCATCTGATTCCGCCGCAGCCGTCCCCACCGTCCGCGTCCTGCTGGTGGACGACCACGCCGTCGTGCGCCAGGGCCTGCGCCTGTTCCTGGGCCTCGACGAGCACATCGAGGTGGTGGGTGAGGCCAGCAACGGCGAGGAAGCCCTGGCCGAGGCCGGGCGCCTGCACCCCGACGTGGTCGTCATGGACCTGATGATGCCCGTGATGGACGGCATCGCCGCGACCCGGCAGCTGCGCCGCGCCCACCCCGACACCGAGGTCATCGCCCTGACTTCCACCCTGGAGGAACACAAGGTGAACGGCGCCATCGAGGCCGGGGCCATCAGCTACATGCTCAAGGATGCGTCGTCGGACACATTGGCCGACGCCATCCACGCCGCCGCGCGCGGTGAAGTGCGGCTGCACCCCGAGGCGGCCAAGCGGCTCGTGCGCGATTTCCGGGGCGGCGAGATGCGCGAGAGCCTGACGCCCAAGGAGACCATCGTGCTGCAACTGCTGGCGCGCGGGCACAGCAACCGCGACATCGCCGCCGATCAGGGGGTCTCCGAGGCGACGGTCAAGACCCACGTCTCGCGCCTGCTGAGCAAACTGGGCCTGGACAGCCGCACCCAGGCCGCGCTGTACGCCCTGAAGCACGGCGTGGCGAGCCTGGACGGGGTGGAGGTGTAGAGCGGTGGGTGTGCGGCTGGTCACTGGAGACGTTCCGCGCTTCTGGGAGGCGTTCGGGCCGGGGAACCGTCTGGGCGCCCCGGACATGGCCGCCCGGCTCCGGCAGGTGTATCTGGAGCCGGGAACGGTGGGGCTGCGGGCGCTCCTGCCGGGGGACGAGGACGCGTCGGGAGCGCTCCTGGGGGCGCTGCGGGCCCACCGGGACTATTACGTGAGCATCCGGGCCGAGTCGCTGCAGGTCATCCGGACCTTGCCCGCGCGGCTCGAAGCCGTGCTGGAGCGGCTGTCCGGCCTGTTCCCCGAGCTGGAGGCCGATCTCTATGTGGCCGTGGGGGCGCTCGGCCGGGGCGGCACACTGGGCCGGACAGGTGGGCGGCGCTTCGCGGTCGTCGGCCTGGATTTCTTCTGCGGCGGACCGCACGCCGCGAACGGCAGCCTGAGTGCCTGGCAGCGCAGAGTCCTTCATCCGGCGGCCGCATTGCCCGGTGTGGTGGCCCACGAACTGATCCACACGCTTCAGCCCGAGGTGAGGGTGGAGGACCTGACCCTGCTGCAAGCCGTGCTGGCGGAGGGCGCCGCCGAGTATCTGGGCCGCATCGTCGCCGGAGACACCATCAACGCCCACCTGTACGGGTACGGTCTGCGTCACGAGGCCGAACTGCGCCGGCGCTTCCAGGCCGACCTGGCTGCCGGGGCCCCTCTGGAACGCTGGCTGTACCAGGGCGAGCAGGCCGGAGCAGAACCCGCCGACCTGGGCTATTTTCTCGGGTCGCAGATCGTGCAGGCGTACCACGAGCGGGACCGCGACCGGGCGGGCGTCCTGCGGGAGCTGCTGGACCTCCCCCTGCACGACCCGCAGACCTTCTTGCGGCGCAGCGGTTATTTCGGGTAGGTGACAAAAGAGCGCGCCCCACCACGCGGGCGGGGCGCGGCTCGGCACCGACTCAGTTCAGCGCGCGGGTGTCTGCGGGCAGGGTGC encodes:
- the lepB gene encoding signal peptidase I is translated as MSGRSWRRLWRDWLSPALFALLLTQFGASAVRVDGVSMLPTLRHGELLALPKAEGWAHRLRLGGYHRGDLVVFKPPRTLAAEWRRDYRGVPLPWAYRPDLIKRVVGVPGDRVAMRAGRLYVNGRAVAEPRVLGYWGALCPDRASRLANTVAQAPDHTGLPETVVPPRTYFVMGDNRSPGGSLDSRSFGPVAAWDIEARAVASLWPLAARRDAVPACDGQPYPERRVRATGPLQPNVRLLVDTPR
- a CDS encoding response regulator, whose product is MTDSAASDSAAAVPTVRVLLVDDHAVVRQGLRLFLGLDEHIEVVGEASNGEEALAEAGRLHPDVVVMDLMMPVMDGIAATRQLRRAHPDTEVIALTSTLEEHKVNGAIEAGAISYMLKDASSDTLADAIHAAARGEVRLHPEAAKRLVRDFRGGEMRESLTPKETIVLQLLARGHSNRDIAADQGVSEATVKTHVSRLLSKLGLDSRTQAALYALKHGVASLDGVEV
- a CDS encoding phosphotransferase, producing the protein MSGLPPLSCEVVLWHPDGRRVLRRGGALPVLDVPRGADPAGVVLEVWGLPVWPLHDLGARFGLGGTVQFQARTGEAPGGMAWSPVLPEPVPGARPWQRPGWPARTLAWLDTELAACGQVRSGPPTFISMHDLNTVWEVPLATGPAFLKISEGGREAAVTAEVARTLPDLAPPLLGAWPEVGAQLVASGGQLLDGVPDLEAWTQALTRLADVQRRADPVALAAAGCSAWPLNRTGEAVLDLLGDAATLRGWGLPAAEVDALRGARPRVRALLRDLAAHGLPDRPAHGDAHPRNALRGARGSVWFDWSEAASAAHPFMDAGWFLAFALHPQRGGLPVRSLAGLDTALAGAFLGSWGCPDATPLLWRALPLALLHRAAAYDRQFRDWAGTVPGWRPLYTRFALRQAVGELSRLD
- a CDS encoding PadR family transcriptional regulator, whose amino-acid sequence is MDVNLFKGNLDLILLSVLEREGGYGQDVAKRVQVLTGGEITLNAGSLYPALHRLERSGFLAAQEEQLARGGPPVRTYALTDAGHAELGRRREKYRAFDRALRSLW
- a CDS encoding sensor histidine kinase, which translates into the protein MMGWMEERDELRAMRREGPLSDLGDPHTYRVALYVLLALPVGGAAAALLTGGVVAGLLSLPVLVGAALLLGALWLVGGLADVQRVLAGLLGVGFVRPALAPAYTGVLPWLRATLSDPDTYRALLFHVVQLPLALLCWLVLGLLLAVAAVGLSAPLWASAPERVSPALLTWGNLSAQPTPLAVAGLVLLGLGAVVVGTGVLNLMGRMWGRLAGALLSQGGASEAARREVLALRRAAGRVALGDDLNATLRDLTDQARAASTARTVALAAPGGALRALSGAPLEPGDDLADPDMGGGVPLSGGAVVRTLGGGGTLALLPVTLPISSGVGGGTLRAVYAPGRRPGPDELAFLLSIADHAGTALHAAELIERAGARAGEQERARLARELHDSVAQALYGITLGAKTARATLERDPVRTRASLDYTIRLAEGGVSEMKALLFSLRPDALEEGGLVAALSQHAHALEARHGLSVHAELGAEPSLTPDTQAAAYRVAQEALHNVVKHARAGAVWLSLREEGDEVRLEVRDDGRGFDTAAAGRGTLGQRSMRERAAGVGGALRVSSAPGEGTAVVLTLPAAPAESRERA
- a CDS encoding DUF4097 family beta strand repeat-containing protein gives rise to the protein MILPPPRPLLPVLARMALGLALASAGGLLVWQGLDWRPTPGLETVTTPAEVPLDGPLPLDYADAATVNLAGDRSDLNVSPLAAGSPDLLRGEARHRRRNPLGVSVGREGRAVQADLSLYVKDLQRGGVVAPEPVQHTLSVGLSRAVPLTLGTLTSGGDQRLDLRGLRLRALTARSDSGDLTLTLPAQPGGPLALITRRGEVQVSAGPGASPEALRVNGQSGDLKLALGGARLDALSAGTLGGDVTLTLPARVNRGSVTTQSGDVEVTALSGTSGNLDIRTQSGEVTLGVPAGLRVRVRFTGRETLVLPPGTPPATAPDLDVFVDAPPGNFTLRAPSQEDQP